A genomic stretch from Channa argus isolate prfri chromosome 24, Channa argus male v1.0, whole genome shotgun sequence includes:
- the si:dkey-175g6.2 gene encoding golgin subfamily A member 6-like protein 26, giving the protein MVMTCHHALSTAHLILLVLLIVTPQLAGTAPVWGEGGEGRVEGRTRTYRKEDSLAPFLLPPPQSIPSPDNASLDPGRGPGQDNQSDLAMDSAQVLAVLLEALDHPGEGKTQTSRNRDWEEDLNQEQPSIEDLEGGEIRRTGQPEGERRVGEEVEGWGADKAIEQLIVGHLTAAQADGLEERQGEDKNTRSEVDSGWSVKDEGPDQRGKEEEEGEGEENDLDTSDKARTSAAAQGDDPSLQRNIRGYFQNIDLGLQDNEILPPLKGYKAYNTQLARAGKKLHWQQNQSRNQPVKGGNFMDDFEDEGEELEEIEEEEESLSHMEEEARARAEKQEVLRQQEEAERAREEEQRLADIASDMLLQYMGRKQQSYMKPRQKSSMGAAEDKRSEEVLPDEDDLDQQMIDRLIEISSKLHLPADDVIEIISDVEEKKKKRKELQQQPTNSNPVAPRFRPLVPPPLAAPPIYHYTASKNPKKAPYKYNKSNKKWHKDKVKSYKQDYWYKPQKQLDYWYKPQKQFLAFPSYPYYQKPYRAYYPVYFPYPKPQYYGKSPPSRDQPFGPQELDLQAPRRRHRAGGKNRGQGWRQQPVPRLPLTPYISNYILPHPRTYQPLPPPKPITTPRRGRRPPYYYPQVTPGDDYEEDGLVPQLDSEEELENFIERIYMKRRMY; this is encoded by the coding sequence ATGGTCATGACCTGTCATCACGCCCTTTCCACAGCCCACCTTATCCTATTGGTCCTGCTCATTGTCACTCCACAGCTGGCTGGCACCGCCCCTGTGTGGGGTGAGGGAGGGGAGGGCAGGGTGGAGGGGCGCACCCGGACATACCGTAAAGAGGACAGCCTTGCCCCTTTTCTTTTGCCCCCACCACAGAGTATCCCCAGCCCTGACAACGCATCGCTAGACCCGGGCAGGGGCCCCGGTCAAGATAACCAATCAGATTTGGCAATGGACTCCGCGCAAGTGCTCGCTGTTCTTTTGGAGGCCCTGGACCACCCGGGGGAGGGTAAAACCCAGACGAGCAGAAACAGAGACTGGGAAGAGGATCTGAATCAGGAGCAGCCCTCCATTGAAGACTTAGAGGGTGGTGAGATAAGGAGAACAGGGCAGCCAGAGGGAGAGAGGCGGGtgggagaggaggtggaggggtggggggcagATAAGGCTATTGAACAGCTAATTGTAGGTCATTTGACAGCTGCTCAGGCTGATGGCTTAGAGGAAAGGCAAGgggaagacaaaaacacaaggtcAGAGGTGGATTCAGGGTGGTCTGTGAAGGATGAGGGACCTGatcagagaggaaaagaagaagaagagggggagggggaggaaaaTGATTTAGATACTTCAGACAAGGCCAGAACAAGTGCCGCTGCACAGGGAGATGATCCCTCTCTGCAGCGTAACATAAGAGGCTACTTCCAAAACATTGACTTGGGTCTCCAAGACAATGAGATCCTGCCTCCACTGAAGGGCTACAAGGCATATAATACTCAGCTAGCACGAGCTGGAAAGAAGCTGCACTGGCAGCAGAACCAGTCCCGCAACCAACCCGTCAAGGGAGGCAACTTCATGGATGACTTTGAGGATGAAggagaggagctggaggagattgaggaagaagaggagagccTCTCTCACATGGAAGAGGAAGCGAGAGCACGTGCAGAGAAACAGGAGGTGCTCAGGCAGCAGGAGGAGGCGGAGCGGGCCCGAGAAGAGGAGCAGAGGCTGGCAGACATTGCCTCTGACATGCTCCTACAGTACATGGGGAGAAAGCAGCAATCCTACATGAAGCCCCGACAGAAAAGCAGCATGGGGGCCGCTGAGGACAAGCGCTCTGAGGAGGTCCTCCCTGATGAAGACGACCTGGACCAGCAAATGATTGACAGGCTGATTGAAATCAGCAGTAAGCTGCACCTGCCTGCTGATGACGTGATTGAGATTATCAGTGAcgtggaggagaagaagaagaaaaggaaagagttgcagcagcagccaacTAACAGCAACCCTGTTGCCCCTCGCTTCAGGCCTCTGGTACCTCCTCCTCTTGCTGCTCCACCTATCTACCACTACACAGCCTCAAAAAACCCCAAGAAAGCCCCTTATAAGTACAACAAGTCGAACAAGAAATGGCATAAGGACAAAGTCAAGTCCTACAAACAGGACTATTGGTATAAACCTCAAAAGCAGCTTGACTACTGGTATAAACCCCAGAAACAGTTTTTAGCCTTCCCATCCTATCCATACTACCAAAAGCCATATCGAGCATACTACCCTGTTTATTTCCCATATCCCAAACCACAATACTATGGCAAGTCCCCCCCCTCCAGAGACCAGCCATTTGGCCCCCAGGAACTTGACCTCCAGGCCCCAAGGCGCAGGCACAGGGCTGGGGGTAAGAACCGTGGACAAGGCTGGAGGCAGCAGCCAGTGCCACGCCTGCCTCTCACCCCTTATATCTCTAACTATATCCTTCCTCACCCACGGACCTACCAACCCCTACCTCCCCCCAAACCAATAACCACACCTAGGAGAGGCAGGCGACCTCCTTACTACTATCCACAAGTCACACCGGGAGATGACTATGAGGAAGATGGGCTGGTGCCTCAgctggacagtgaggaggaactGGAAAACTTTATTGAGAGGATCTACATGAAACGCAGAATGTATTGA